A region from the Benincasa hispida cultivar B227 chromosome 12, ASM972705v1, whole genome shotgun sequence genome encodes:
- the LOC120068346 gene encoding putative leucine-rich repeat receptor-like serine/threonine-protein kinase At2g14440, with protein sequence MAISPFLFLFLFLSFFPSSHSLRGYFIDCGSTSPTTLDGRTWKPDDAFVFSGINKNISDPVLDPTLSTVRSFPRALNRKFCYVVGPVFRTRRYMVRTTYYYGGVNGLDSPPVFDQIVDGTVWSVVNTTEDYDRGLTSYYEGVFEAKGKSISVCIGSNTYTDSDPFISALEVVLLGESLYNTTDFVNHGLRLVARHSFEYTGTNLRYPDDQFDRFWQPFGNNNWNVTNRTVSASGIWNLPPSKIFETELRTDKLEPLELNWPLISLPETNFTYYIALYFANDHPSSSDNSRVFSISLNGITYYRDLNATSAGHVVFASRWPLHGPTKITLTPSPQSKLGPLINGGELFHVVPLEGRTLVRDVINLERVKKSLKNPPTDWIGDPCFPQQYRWTGITCSEGSRIRVITLNLTSMDISGSLSPSIANLTALSGLWLGNNSLSGPIPDLSTLKLLEIVHLEDNNFSGEIPSSLGNLPRLQELFLYNNNLTGEVPQSLTNNERLDLRIFPGNHLLGPPPSS encoded by the exons ATGGCGATTTCTCcattcctcttcctcttcctcttcctctcctTCTTCCCCTCTTCTCATTCCCTCAGAG GCTATTTCATCGATTGCGGCTCCACTTCCCCCACCACACTCGACGGTCGCACCTGGAAACCCGACGACGCCTTCGTCTTCAGTGGAATCAACAAAAACATCTCCGACCCCGTTCTTGACCCTACCCTTTCCACTGTCCGCTCCTTTCCTAGGGCTCTTAATCGCAAATTTTGCTATGTCGTCGGACCTGTCTTTCGTACCCGGAGGTATATGGTTAGAACCACCTACTACTACGGTGGAGTCAATGGCCTTGATTCCCCTCCGGTTTTCGATCAGATTGTTGATGGGACTGTTTGGAGCGTGGTGAATACTACCGAGGATTATGATAGGGGTTTGACGTCGTATTACGAAGGGGTTTTTGAAGCCAAGGGGAAGTCTATTAGTGTGTGCATTGGTTCTAATACGTATACGGATTCTGACCCTTTCATTTCTGCTTTGGAGGTTGTCTTGTTGGGGGAATCTCTTTATAATACTACTGATTTCGTTAACCATGGCTTGCGTTTGGTTGCTAGGCACAGCTTTGAATACACTGGTACCAACTTACG GTATCCTGATGACCAATTTGATCGGTTTTGGCAACCATTTGGGAATAACAATTGGAATGTAACTAATAGAACTGTGTCTGCCTCTGGTATATGGAACCTCCCTCCATCTAAGATATTTGAAACAGAGCTGAGGACTGATAAGCTGGAACCATTGGAGTTGAATTGGCCTCTTATTTCTCTTCCAGAAACAAATTTCACATATTACATTGCTCTATACTTTGCTAATGATCATCCTTCGTCATCAGATAACTCAAGGGTGTTTAGCATAAGTCTGAATGGTATAACATATTACCGTGATCTAAATGCAACTTCGGCAGGTCATGTTGTTTTTGCAAGTCGGTGGCCTCTTCATGGTCCAACAAAGATAACCTTGACTCCCTCTCCTCAGTCAAAACTTGGCCCATTGATCAATGGTGGAGAACTTTTTCACGTTGTGCCCCTTGAAGGAAGAACTCTTGTAAGAGATG TTATCAATCTGGAGAGAGTAAAAAAGAGTCTGAAAAATCCCCCAACTGATTGGATTGGTGATCCATGCTTCCCCCAACAATATCGCTGGACAGGAATTACATGTTCTGAAGGTTCTCGAATTCGTGTAATTACCTT AAACCTTACGAGTATGGACATTTCAGGATCCTTATCACCTAGCATTGCCAACCTTACTGCATTGTCTGGACT CTGGCTTGGAAACAACAGTTTGTCTGGACCTATTCCTGATCTCAGTACCCTGAAGTTGTTGGAAATAGT GCACTTGGAAGATAATAATTTCAGTGGAGAGATTCCATCATCACTTGGAAATCTGCCTCGCTTGCAGGAACT GTTCTTATACAATAATAATCTGACTGGTGAAGTTCCTCAAAGCCTTACAAATAATGAAAGACTGGATCTTAG GATTTTTCCAGGAAACCATCTACTGGGGCCGCCACCTTCTtcttag
- the LOC120068347 gene encoding uncharacterized protein LOC120068347, with protein MVSIGSGGSVQASPPSSPSPTEPNSSPRISFSSEFLDESNFISITPNSQIERDQEICDRQKKDKDRSEKLAWSADFEFLSNKVSSHSMITADELFFEGKLLPFWQMQQAERLNKISLKSPKDVDEEDMVEIEVNKEADNKVNWFLDDDPSPRPPKCTVLWKELLRLKKQRASSALSPSSSSSSSSSSSRSMADAATTEEGKEGTTGNKEKNVKRIKKGLERTRSASIRIRPMINVPICTQVKSSVLPPLFPLKKGRFDR; from the coding sequence atggtttcaATAGGCAGTGGTGGTAGTGTTCAAGCATCACCGCCATCATCACCATCACCTACAGAACCAAATTCCAGTCCTAGGATATCTTTCTCCTCTGAATTTCTTGATGAAAGCAACTTCATTTCCATTACCCCAAATTCCCAGATAGAGAGAGATCAAGAGATTTGTGACAGACAGAAGAAGGATAAGGATAGATCAGAGAAGCTGGCATGGAGTGCTGATTTTGAGTTTCTTTCTAATAAAGTTAGTAGTCACTCCATGATTACAGCTGATGAGCTTTTCTTTGAAGGGAAGCTTCTTCCCTTTTGGCAAATGCAGCAAGCTGAGCGGCTTAACAAAATCAGTCTCAAGTCTCCTAAAGATGTAGATGAAGAAGATATGGTGGAGATTGAGGTAAACAAGGAGGCAGACAACAAAGTGAATTGGTTTCTCGACGACGACCCGTCTCCGAGGCCACCAAAATGCACCGTTCTCTGGAAAGAACTGTTGAGGTTGAAGAAGCAACGCGCTTCATCTGCACTAtcaccatcttcttcttcgtcgTCGTCGTCTTCCTCTTCCAGGTCCATGGCTGATGCAGCCACAACAGAGGAAGGGAAGGAAGGGACAACAGGAAACAAAGAGAAGAACGTAAAGAGGATAAAGAAGGGTTTGGAAAGGACAAGATCGGCCAGTATAAGAATAAGGCCTATGATTAATGTGCCAATCTGCACACAGGTGAAGAGCAGTGTTTTGCCACCCTTGTTCCCACTTAAGAAAGGAAGATTTGATAGATGA